The proteins below come from a single Mercenaria mercenaria strain notata chromosome 3, MADL_Memer_1, whole genome shotgun sequence genomic window:
- the LOC128555732 gene encoding uncharacterized protein LOC128555732: MALPNGPMEIVFSFDTTGSMSSCLNEVRGRIADMAQRLQADIPGIKMAVFAHGDYCDRHNYITKFVDFTDDVAKLVDFAQNVSSTGGGDADECYELVLHEVRTKLSWTPGSQRALVMIGDCNPHEPNYPDNKLKLDWRMEADELGKIGVRIYSVQCHSHNSDKFYSEIARRTDGQHLKLSDFKNIFDFLMTVCYREKGDDLFQNYEKEVRARSTGINKDLHKLFGDLRDKGPAGSSSDMSSVSSKSPGKKLGKGGKIMKPPKAVKIAKEAKPALKSVRKSAASIKKTRPVPVHKKYLEKYLPKLRRENVSENNFLLREMPWSKWQLIISPTQKVVTDTATQIASDVSCQRTGCGHGFRAKQIFGGKTKVPAVYEVGVQTNTHARKYVTYSKMCRGFTACSNWENKLLGRKDIRKQIDNLVEKSCSVFVRRMLLKGDKSKDKVRQALKRYDYAWKGLNSVRDGHRIVSKGEIEISSEMDM, encoded by the coding sequence atggcatTACCAAATGGTCCAATGGAGATTGTTTTCTCCTTTGATACCACAGGCAGTATGAGTTCATGTTTGAATGAGGTACGTGGGCGGATTGCAGACATGGCTCAGCGTCTACAGGCTGACATCCCTGGCATCAAAATGGCTGTGTTTGCACATGGAGACTATTGCGATAGACACAATTACATCACAAAGTTTGTGGACTTCACAGATGATGTTGCAAAACTTGTGGACTTTGCACAAAATGTCAGTTCAACTGGAGGTGGCGATGCAGATGAGTGTTACGAACTTGTGCTGCATGAGGTGCGTACCAAACTGTCATGGACGCCAGGTTCTCAGAGGGCACTTGTTATGATCGGAGACTGCAATCCCCATGAGCCGAACTATCCTGACAACAAATTGAAGTTAGACTGGAGGATGGAAGCTGATGAATTGGGTAAAATTGGCGTTCGGATTTATTCCGTGCAGTGCCATTCACACAACTCTGACAAATTTTACTCAGAAATTGCACGCCGCACTGATGGTCAGCATCTGAAACTGAGtgactttaaaaatatctttgaCTTTCTGATGACCGTCTGCTACAGGGAGAAAGGGGATGATCTGTTCCAAAACTATGAGAAAGAAGTGAGAGCACGTTCTACAGGCATAAACAAAGACTTGCATAAATTGTTTGGCGATCTGAGAGATAAAGGTCCAGCAGGATCGTCCTCCGATATGTCGTCAGTTAGCAGCAAAAGTCCTGGGAAAAAGCTCGGGAAAGGAGGGAAAATCATGAAACCTCCAAAGGCAGTTAAAATTGCAAAGGAAGCAAAACCAGCCCTGAAGAGTGTCAGAAAATCTGCAGCAAGCATTAAGAAGACAAGGCCAGTACCAGTTCACAAGAAGTATTTGGAAAAATATTTGCCAAAACTTCGGAGAGAAAATGTATCAGAAAACAACTTCCTGTTGAGAGAAATGCCCTGGTCAAAATGGCAGCTTATCATTTCACCAACACAGAAAGTGGTAACGGACACTGCAACACAAATTGCTAGTGATGTAAGCTGTCAGAGAACAGGATGTGGTCATGGATTTAGAGCTAAACAGATTTTTGGCGGGAAAACCAAGGTTCCTGCTGTATATGAGGTTGGAGTCCAGACAAACACACATGCCAGAAAATATGTAACTTATAGTAAAATGTGTCGTGGATTTACTGCCTGTTCAAACTGGGAGAATAAACTCCTAGGAAGAAAGGACATTCGAAAGCAAATTGACAATTTGGTAGAGAAATCGTGTAGCGTATTTGTACGCAGAATGTTACTGAAAGGTGACAAATCTAAGGATAAAGTGAGACAGGCTTTGAAAAGATATGATTATGCGTGGAAGGGATTGAACTCTGTTAGAGATGGACATAGAATTGTTTCTAAGGGGGAAATTGAAATCTCATCAGAAATGGATATGTAA